The genomic region GCGCGGAGGGGGTGCCCGGGACGCCGGATCAGGCCAGGATGTCGCGCACCATGGGCGCGACGATCGTGCCGTAGCGCTCGATCCCGCCCATCATCCGCTCGTGCGAGAACGGGCCCGCGCTGTACTTGAGGTCGAAGCGCGTGGCGCCCACGGCCTTCAGCGTCGCGGCGATCTTGCGGGCGACGGTCTCCGGGGATCCGACATACAGCGAGCCGTGCTCGATCTCCTGCTCGTAGGAGGCGCGGGCGAGCGGCGGCCAGCCGCGGTCCTTGCCGATGCGGGCGTGCATCACCTGGTAGTCGGGGAAGAAGGCCTCGCGGGCCTCGGCGTCGGTCTCGCCCACGTAGCCGGGCGAGTGGATCCCGACGGGCAGGCGCGGCTGCTCGAGCTGGTCGAGGGCGCGCGCGAACAGGTCGGCGTAGGGCGCGAAGCGGTGCGGCTCGCCGCCGATGATCGCGAGCATGAGCGGGAAGCCGTGGCGCGCGGCGCGCACGACCGACTCGGGGCTGCCGCCGACGCCCACCCAGGTCGTGATGCCGTTGGCCGTCTTCGGGAACACGTCGTGCTCGGTGAGGC from Clavibacter michiganensis subsp. insidiosus harbors:
- a CDS encoding LLM class flavin-dependent oxidoreductase — protein: MAQEIELGLDTFGDVTVGPDGRELPYAEVIRNVVAEGVLADQVGIDFIGLGEHHRDDYAISSPEVALAAIAAKTERIRLGSAVTVLSSDDPVRVFQRFATLDAVSNGRAEVILGRGSFTESFPLFGYELSDYERLFEDKLGLFAELVKETPVTWSGSTRAGLTEHDVFPKTANGITTWVGVGGSPESVVRAARHGFPLMLAIIGGEPHRFAPYADLFARALDQLEQPRLPVGIHSPGYVGETDAEAREAFFPDYQVMHARIGKDRGWPPLARASYEQEIEHGSLYVGSPETVARKIAATLKAVGATRFDLKYSAGPFSHERMMGGIERYGTIVAPMVRDILA